A genomic stretch from Longimicrobium sp. includes:
- a CDS encoding DinB family protein, which produces MSDVSAPSTQVITSEALLEHWQGHRRLTRRVIEAFPEDQLSTYSLAGMRTFGDMAMELLAIAVPMMRGVLTQEWDTSFDRATVAKDEILRQWDAATEEINTLWPQIPLEKFGEKMMAFGQYPGRASDLILYAIDNEIHHRGQGYVYLRSLGIEPPPFWER; this is translated from the coding sequence ATGTCCGACGTGTCCGCGCCGTCCACGCAGGTCATCACCTCCGAAGCGCTGCTGGAGCACTGGCAGGGACACCGCCGCCTCACGCGGCGCGTGATCGAGGCGTTCCCGGAGGACCAGCTCTCCACCTATTCGCTGGCCGGGATGCGCACCTTCGGCGACATGGCGATGGAGCTGCTCGCCATCGCCGTGCCGATGATGCGCGGAGTGCTGACCCAGGAATGGGACACGTCGTTCGACCGCGCCACCGTCGCCAAGGACGAGATCCTCCGCCAGTGGGACGCCGCGACTGAGGAAATCAACACGCTCTGGCCGCAGATCCCGCTCGAGAAGTTCGGGGAGAAGATGATGGCGTTCGGGCAGTACCCCGGCCGCGCATCGGACCTCATCCTGTATGCGATCGACAACGAGATCCACCACCGTGGCCAGGGCTACGTCTACCTGCGCTCGCTCGGAATCGAGCCGCCGCCATTCTGGGAGCGCTGA
- a CDS encoding DUF5615 family PIN-like protein yields the protein MEDTVIYAAARKTGIVMVTKDSDFVDLLQRIGPPPQVLWLRSGNTSNARLKQILVQALPDVLPMLESGEPLVEIGDAW from the coding sequence GTGGAAGACACGGTGATCTACGCCGCGGCCCGGAAGACGGGTATCGTCATGGTCACCAAGGACAGCGACTTCGTGGACCTGTTGCAACGGATCGGCCCTCCACCACAGGTTCTGTGGTTGCGGTCTGGCAACACATCGAACGCGCGCCTCAAGCAGATCCTGGTGCAAGCGCTTCCAGACGTGCTCCCGATGCTGGAAAGCGGCGAGCCATTGGTTGAAATCGGCGACGCCTGGTAG
- a CDS encoding DUF433 domain-containing protein: MSNLMERITVNPRQCGGRPCVRGMRIRVTDVLDLLASGQTREQVLEDMPDLEPEDIEACLRFASRRIDHPVVVA; this comes from the coding sequence GTGAGCAACCTGATGGAGCGAATCACCGTTAATCCTCGCCAGTGCGGCGGCCGCCCCTGCGTCCGCGGCATGCGCATTCGCGTCACGGATGTGCTCGATCTGCTCGCGTCGGGCCAGACGCGCGAGCAGGTGCTAGAGGATATGCCGGACCTGGAGCCCGAGGACATCGAGGCATGTCTTCGGTTCGCCTCTCGTCGCATCGACCATCCCGTCGTGGTCGCATGA
- the thrC gene encoding threonine synthase, producing MRYHSTRDPAHSATLSEAISRGLAPDGGLYVPESFPSFGDAELAGAGSLPQVAARLLAPFFAGDALAPALGDICREAFDFPVPLKEMRGSTAVLELFHGPTAAFKDVGARFLAGCLSRIAAEDARPLTLLVATSGDTGGAVAAAFHGRPGVEVAVLFPAGMVSPRQEKQLTSWGGNVRAFAVRGDFDACQRLVKGAIADRELRARRRLSSANSINVGRLLPQMAYYAWASLEYRARHGVAPGFVVPSGNLGNAAAALWARRCSLPVRDVVLATNANPAVTSFFGGTPWTPHPTLATLATAMDVGSASNMERLLYLFGGEAETRAALRAFLVDDDEIRRVISDGPASWGEIWDPHTAVAIAVRERLDSPHWIVVSTAHPAKFEGVVEPLIGRPVPVPPDLARLLDRPGHAEPLEPEMAAFKAALDVQGG from the coding sequence GTGAGGTACCACAGCACGCGCGACCCCGCCCACTCGGCCACCCTCTCGGAGGCGATCTCGCGCGGCCTGGCCCCGGATGGCGGCCTCTACGTCCCCGAGTCGTTCCCGTCGTTCGGCGATGCGGAACTCGCGGGAGCTGGCTCGCTCCCCCAGGTGGCGGCACGGCTCCTGGCGCCCTTCTTCGCGGGCGACGCGCTGGCCCCGGCGCTTGGCGACATCTGCCGCGAGGCGTTCGACTTCCCCGTGCCGCTCAAGGAGATGCGCGGGAGCACCGCCGTGCTGGAGCTCTTCCACGGGCCAACGGCGGCGTTCAAGGACGTGGGCGCGCGCTTCCTGGCCGGGTGCCTGTCGCGCATCGCCGCCGAAGATGCGCGCCCGCTCACCCTTCTCGTCGCCACCTCGGGCGACACGGGAGGCGCGGTGGCGGCGGCCTTCCACGGGCGGCCGGGCGTGGAAGTGGCGGTCCTCTTCCCCGCGGGGATGGTGTCGCCGCGCCAGGAGAAGCAGCTCACCTCGTGGGGCGGCAACGTGCGCGCCTTCGCCGTGCGCGGCGACTTCGACGCCTGCCAGCGGCTGGTAAAAGGCGCCATAGCCGATCGCGAGCTCCGCGCGCGCCGCCGGCTGTCGTCCGCCAACAGCATCAACGTGGGCCGGCTCCTGCCGCAGATGGCCTACTACGCGTGGGCCTCGCTGGAGTACCGCGCGCGGCACGGCGTCGCGCCCGGCTTCGTCGTGCCGTCCGGCAACCTGGGCAACGCGGCCGCCGCATTGTGGGCGCGCCGCTGCAGCCTCCCCGTGCGCGACGTGGTGCTCGCCACCAACGCCAACCCCGCCGTCACCTCCTTCTTCGGCGGCACCCCCTGGACCCCGCACCCTACCCTCGCCACCCTGGCCACGGCGATGGACGTGGGGAGTGCCAGCAACATGGAGCGCCTCCTCTACCTCTTCGGCGGCGAGGCGGAGACGCGCGCCGCGCTCCGCGCCTTCCTGGTGGACGACGACGAGATCCGCCGCGTGATCAGCGACGGCCCCGCCTCGTGGGGCGAGATCTGGGACCCGCACACCGCCGTCGCCATCGCGGTGCGCGAGCGGCTGGATTCGCCGCACTGGATCGTCGTCTCCACCGCCCATCCCGCCAAGTTCGAGGGCGTCGTGGAGCCGCTGATCGGCCGCCCCGTCCCCGTCCCCCCCGACCTCGCCCGCCTCCTCGACCGCCCCGGCCACGCCGAGCCGCTCGAGCCGGAGATGGCGGCGTTCAAGGCCGCGCTGGACGTGCAGGGTGGATGA
- a CDS encoding homoserine kinase: MTAPARATAFAPASTSNLAVGFDILGHPVGPMGDRVTVVRVEEPGVRVAGASGSLPTDPALNTATVGVLRMLEELRPGFGVEVHVHKGIPLGSGVGGSAASAVAGVVAANALLPEPLPRGELFRYALLGEAVASGAVHGDNVAPSLFGGLVLVRSAEPADVVALPVPPSLRCAMALPRMRLDTRTARAVLPASYPLHTVIEQTANLAGVMAGLCTGDLALVARSMRDVLVEPHRAPLIPGFAAVRAAAMAAGALGCSISGGGPALVAWCDGDDAAEAVRAAMVDGFARHGLPAEGWTCPVNGPGARVEELS, from the coding sequence ATGACCGCCCCGGCCCGCGCCACCGCCTTCGCGCCCGCCAGCACCTCGAACCTGGCGGTGGGCTTCGACATCCTGGGCCACCCCGTGGGGCCGATGGGCGACCGTGTGACCGTGGTGCGCGTCGAAGAGCCCGGGGTGCGGGTGGCCGGCGCGTCCGGATCGCTCCCCACCGATCCGGCGCTCAACACCGCCACCGTGGGCGTGCTGCGCATGCTGGAGGAGCTGCGCCCCGGCTTCGGCGTGGAGGTGCACGTGCACAAGGGAATCCCGCTGGGCTCCGGCGTCGGCGGGTCGGCGGCGTCGGCCGTGGCGGGGGTGGTGGCCGCCAACGCGCTCCTCCCCGAGCCGCTCCCGCGCGGCGAGCTCTTCCGCTACGCGCTGCTGGGTGAGGCGGTGGCCAGCGGTGCGGTTCATGGCGACAACGTGGCGCCCTCGCTCTTCGGCGGACTGGTGCTGGTGCGCTCCGCCGAGCCCGCGGACGTGGTGGCGCTCCCCGTGCCGCCGTCGCTCCGCTGCGCCATGGCCCTGCCGCGCATGCGGCTGGACACGCGGACGGCGCGCGCGGTGCTCCCCGCGAGCTACCCCCTCCACACCGTCATCGAGCAGACGGCGAACCTGGCGGGGGTGATGGCCGGCCTCTGCACCGGCGACCTGGCGCTGGTGGCGCGCTCGATGCGCGACGTCCTGGTGGAGCCCCACCGCGCGCCGCTGATCCCAGGCTTCGCCGCCGTGCGCGCCGCGGCGATGGCGGCGGGCGCGCTCGGCTGCTCCATCTCCGGCGGCGGCCCCGCCCTCGTCGCCTGGTGCGACGGCGACGATGCCGCCGAGGCCGTGCGCGCCGCGATGGTGGACGGCTTCGCGCGCCACGGCCTGCCTGCCGAGGGGTGGACCTGCCCCGTGAACGGACCGGGCGCCCGTGTGGAGGAACTCTCGTGA
- the thrA gene encoding bifunctional aspartate kinase/homoserine dehydrogenase I: protein MPGEERVVHKFGGTSVASAERYRAVAEILTRRPEPRRVVVVSAMSGVTDALVRTVERAGNRDPAYRDELAELRARHVAAIDGLLAGAAGEPVRAALERDLADAEDVLRAAWVLRHCPRGAVDMVSGLGEVWSARLLAAYLASTGADAEWLDAREVLVAVPGEGTPRIDWDASRERLAAWRAARDPEPATLVATGFVASTPQGAPTTLGRNGSDYSASIFGALFRADSIHIWTDVDGVLSANPRLVPEAVPLERMSYREAMELAHFGARVVHPATMGPAVELSIPIYIRNTFRPEGAGTRIDPVGGAERMVKGLSTVEQVALVNLEGTGMSDSPGIAHRLFGALREAGVSALMVSQGSSQHSICFAVPAALAESARQALESAFFAERHQGMIQTLEVDPGCCILAVVGDGMAGHPGVAARFFGALGSAGVNIRAIAQGSSERNISVVIDGAQAGRALRAAHAGLYLSRQTISVGVIGAGVVGAALLDQLHERAERIRAEHDVDLRIRAVASRSRMVLDDRKLPLDRWREALAGGDPFDLDDFLAHVQTDYLPHSVVIDCTADEGLARRYGDWLRRGIHVVTPNKRANTLDFAYYQELCSAGRGPGAHFLYEATVGAGLPIIQTLRDLIATGDEVLRIEGVLSGTLSYLFNSFDGVHPFSELVADARRRGFTEPDPRDDLSGADVARKVVILAREMGLPLEVGDVELEGLVPAGLEGGTVDDFLDGLRHHNGRMSALWNEARARGEVLRFVGSVERDGRARVGLRAVPASHPFAGLTGTDNLVRFETRRYTPNPLVVQGPGAGPQVTAGGVFADLLRLAAYLGGAR from the coding sequence ATGCCCGGTGAAGAGCGAGTCGTCCACAAGTTCGGCGGCACCAGCGTGGCGAGCGCGGAGCGGTACCGCGCCGTCGCGGAGATCCTTACGCGCAGGCCGGAGCCGCGACGCGTGGTGGTGGTCTCCGCCATGAGCGGGGTGACCGACGCGCTGGTGAGGACGGTGGAGCGGGCGGGGAACCGCGATCCGGCGTACCGCGACGAGCTGGCGGAGCTGCGCGCGCGCCACGTGGCCGCCATCGACGGCCTCCTCGCCGGCGCCGCGGGCGAGCCGGTGCGCGCCGCCCTGGAGCGCGACCTGGCCGACGCGGAGGACGTGCTGCGCGCCGCGTGGGTGCTGCGCCACTGCCCGCGCGGCGCGGTGGACATGGTCTCAGGGCTGGGCGAGGTGTGGAGCGCCCGCCTTCTCGCCGCGTACCTGGCATCCACCGGCGCCGACGCGGAGTGGCTGGACGCCCGCGAGGTGCTGGTGGCCGTGCCGGGCGAGGGGACGCCCCGCATCGACTGGGATGCCTCGCGGGAGCGGCTCGCGGCGTGGCGCGCCGCCCGCGACCCCGAGCCGGCTACGCTGGTGGCGACGGGCTTCGTGGCCTCCACGCCGCAGGGGGCGCCCACCACGCTGGGGCGCAACGGAAGCGACTACTCGGCCTCCATCTTCGGCGCGCTCTTTCGCGCGGACTCCATTCACATCTGGACCGACGTGGACGGGGTGCTGAGCGCCAACCCGCGCCTGGTTCCCGAGGCGGTGCCGCTGGAAAGGATGTCGTACCGCGAGGCGATGGAGCTGGCCCACTTCGGGGCCCGCGTGGTGCACCCCGCCACCATGGGACCGGCGGTGGAGCTCTCCATCCCCATCTACATCCGCAACACCTTTCGCCCGGAAGGCGCCGGCACCCGCATCGATCCCGTGGGCGGCGCGGAAAGGATGGTGAAGGGGCTCTCCACGGTCGAGCAGGTGGCGCTGGTGAACCTGGAGGGCACCGGGATGAGCGACTCGCCCGGGATCGCGCACCGCCTCTTCGGCGCACTGCGGGAGGCAGGGGTGAGCGCGCTGATGGTGTCGCAGGGCAGCTCGCAGCACTCCATCTGCTTCGCCGTCCCCGCGGCGCTGGCGGAGAGCGCGCGCCAGGCGCTGGAGAGCGCCTTCTTCGCCGAGCGGCACCAGGGGATGATCCAGACGCTGGAGGTGGACCCCGGCTGCTGCATCCTGGCCGTGGTCGGCGACGGGATGGCCGGGCACCCCGGCGTCGCGGCGCGCTTCTTCGGCGCGCTGGGGAGCGCCGGCGTCAACATCCGCGCGATCGCGCAGGGCTCCTCAGAGCGCAACATCTCGGTGGTGATCGATGGGGCGCAGGCCGGGCGCGCGCTGCGGGCCGCGCACGCCGGGCTCTACCTCTCGCGCCAGACGATCTCGGTGGGGGTGATCGGTGCCGGGGTGGTGGGGGCGGCGCTACTGGACCAGCTCCACGAGCGCGCGGAGCGGATCCGGGCGGAGCACGACGTGGACCTGCGCATCCGCGCGGTGGCCTCCCGATCGCGCATGGTGCTGGACGACCGCAAGCTTCCACTGGACCGCTGGCGGGAGGCGCTGGCCGGGGGCGATCCCTTCGATCTGGACGACTTTCTGGCCCACGTGCAGACCGACTACCTGCCGCACAGCGTGGTGATCGACTGCACGGCGGACGAGGGGCTGGCGCGCCGCTACGGCGACTGGCTGCGCCGCGGCATCCACGTGGTGACGCCCAACAAGCGCGCCAACACGCTCGATTTCGCCTACTACCAGGAGCTGTGCAGCGCCGGGCGCGGCCCCGGGGCGCACTTCCTGTACGAGGCCACCGTGGGCGCCGGCCTCCCCATCATCCAGACGCTGCGCGACCTGATCGCCACGGGCGACGAGGTGCTGCGCATCGAGGGCGTGCTCTCCGGGACGCTCTCTTACCTCTTCAACTCCTTTGACGGGGTGCACCCCTTCTCGGAGCTGGTGGCCGACGCGCGCCGGCGGGGGTTCACCGAGCCCGACCCGCGCGACGACCTTTCCGGCGCGGACGTGGCGCGCAAGGTGGTGATCCTGGCGCGCGAGATGGGGCTGCCGCTTGAGGTGGGCGACGTGGAGCTGGAGGGGCTGGTCCCCGCCGGGCTGGAAGGCGGCACGGTGGACGACTTCCTGGACGGGCTGCGCCACCACAACGGCCGCATGTCCGCGCTCTGGAACGAGGCGCGCGCCCGCGGCGAGGTGCTGCGCTTCGTGGGGTCGGTGGAGCGCGACGGGAGGGCGCGGGTGGGGCTGCGCGCCGTCCCCGCATCGCACCCGTTCGCGGGGCTCACCGGCACCGACAACCTGGTGAGGTTTGAGACGCGCCGCTACACGCCGAACCCGCTGGTGGTGCAGGGCCCCGGCGCCGGTCCGCAGGTGACCGCGGGCGGCGTCTTCGCGGACCTCCTGCGCCTGGCCGCGTACCTGGGCGGCGCACGATGA